The DNA region TGGTCGACCGTCAGCCCGTGGCGCCGGGAGAGCAGCCCGTACCCGCCGCCGCAGATGTGGCCGCCGGCTCCCACCGAGTAGCAGGAGCCCGCCGGGATCGTGACGTCGTGCGCGCGGAACAGGGTGGTGTAGACGTCCCAGTTGGTGGCGCCCCCTTCGACGCAGTAGGTGGCCGCCCCGAACTTGTCGGTGCCCTCGCCGACGCCGCGCAGGGTGCTGAGGTCGAGGATCACGCCCTTGTCGTTGTCGACGAACCCCTCGTAGCAGTGGCCGCCGCCGCGGACCGTCGGCCGCAGCCCGCCGTCCAGCGCCCTGCTCAGTCCGGCCACCGCGTCGGCTTCGTCGCCGACCAGTCGGATGTAGGCCGGCTTGCTCCGCCAGCGCTGGTTGAAGCCCTGACTGAGCGTCTCGTAGCGTGGGTCGCGGGGAAAGACGCTCCGCCCCTCGGCCGGCCCGGCCGGCTCCGCCGCGGCCCCTCCGGCGGTACCGGCGGCCAGACCCAGCGAGGCGGCGGAGACGCCCGCGGCGGCCATTCCGGTACCGCCGAGAAAACCCCGTCGGGAGAATCCGCTGCTCATTTCCGGCCTCATTTCCCCGGCTGCGACGATCTGGCATCGGCAAGCTAGCACAGGGGTTTGACGATGTGAATCCTGTACGAATTAGTGTGACTTTAGACGGCGCATCGACCCCCTCAGGACGTGCGGATCCGCCACCGCTCCTCGGTGAATCGTCCGCGCCGTCGCATGCTCTCCCGACACACGCCTCCGGATCCCGAAGGCCGCGAACCGGATGGATGGAGGAGGGGAGAGGGGGGAGAGGAGGGGAGAGAGGGGAAGGAGAAGAGGAAAGGGCGCCTGCGGAGGGCGGGAGGCCCGACGACGGGCCCCGTCCGGCACGACAGGACCGCTCGGCACCGGCGGACGACCCGGTGCGACAGCCAACGCGCCGGCCAACGGGATGACCGGCATGATCAACCGACCCGGCCGACCGACTTGACCCACCCCCTAGTTAGGCGCCATATTACTTTCATGGTCCAACGCTCCCAGGCCGACAGCAGCGCACCCACGCTCGACCAGGCCCGCCGACAGCTCTCCCGGTACGGCCTGACGGCCGACCCGCAGGCCGTCATGGTCGCCGCCCGCCTGATGGCCGCCGGAGCCCGACTCGGGCAGGCCGGCGAGGCGCACTTCGCGCGGTTCGGCCTCTCCACCGGGAGGTACCGACTGCTGGCCGACCTGGAGGACCACGGCGGCGAGAAGTCACCCTCGCAGCTGGCGGCCTCGCTCGGGGTCTCCCGGGC from Kitasatospora sp. NBC_00458 includes:
- a CDS encoding MarR family winged helix-turn-helix transcriptional regulator; this encodes MVQRSQADSSAPTLDQARRQLSRYGLTADPQAVMVAARLMAAGARLGQAGEAHFARFGLSTGRYRLLADLEDHGGEKSPSQLAASLGVSRATVTGLVDGLERGGLVARRPSTEDGRGNVVVLTTRGAERLRDMAPEHYARMQAMVDGLSVEERTVFLDLLARLVEGMDALTAD